The Paramisgurnus dabryanus chromosome 6, PD_genome_1.1, whole genome shotgun sequence genome has a window encoding:
- the LOC135767099 gene encoding uncharacterized protein: protein MGKCKFSQTWVDDPLFKDWLKPVMGNDREAFCTVCKKIINVTWNGITAIRSHSESNIHQQRIRVRGEQLPISLFCNATSTNVTQIAANHARSAVVAPPLQQTSATSSTTTAAIAKQQQTFPSQTSAFRAEVLWCLNIAANHHSYNSNEGIGELFENMFTDSAIAKSFACGKDKTAYILGFGIAPHFKKLLINSINDSGQYVLMFDESLNQSAKKKQMDIHVRFWKDDRVTSSYFGSQFLGHARAEDLLQSIKECVAQLNLRHLLSVSMDGPNVNFKLLKLLQNEHSELHGDAQLISVGSCGLHTLHNAMKAGFTTWQVDKLLRAMHYLFHNVPARREDYTATTGSSTFPRSFCGHRWVENVPVAERAVDIWPMLLTYIDAVQKKKVPNPNTASYDTILAAPDDDLIIPKLQFFLSVARSFNPFLIKYQTDEPVLPFLAKDLKELLMALLRRFVKRELLEDRSSLQMITIQVSDEKNWVSLKNVDIGLGAESAIKALQSKSGGKIGELSVLTFRKECLQCLVKVVRKLQDKSPLKFPMVRQIGCLDPTRIHQEPEWCIKQMKSVVQTFLQGKKLTGGIPAGDVIIQQFVSLTSVEGRDERFLAFKPMKDRLDVFLYTTLSTSYPDLLQFCKSLLLLSHGQATVERGFSINKEVETCNLQDRTLKSLRLVCDRISSCGGILKVPLTKELLASASSARSQYRLYLENERKKKESAAHALKRKAVEEELLDLRTQHEVLSRVCESLENDADKLAEQAEGKAGSKMAEFIIKSNTLRRRQKEKKEELRQLEERIEEKSSQRRLL, encoded by the exons ATGGGTAAATGTAAGTTCTCGCAAACCTGGGTTGACGATCCGTTATTTAAAGACTGGCTTAAGCCCGTCATGGGAAATGACCGGGAGGCATTTTGCACtgtgtgcaaaaaaattataaatgttacCTGGAACGGCATTACCGCTATCAGGTCTCACAGTGAATCAAATATTCACCAGCAGCGGATTCGCGTGAGGGGGGAGCAGCTCCCTATTTCGTTGTTTTGTAATGCTACCAGCACTAACGTTACACAGATCGCGGCAAATCACGCAAGGTCAGCTGTCGTCGCACCACCTCTGCAGCAAACCAGTGCCACCAGCAGCACCACCACGGCAGCGATAGCCAAACAACAACAGACCTTCCCGTCACAAACATCAGCCTTCAGGGCTGAGGTTCTCTGGTGCCTGAACATCGCAGCCAACCATCATTCATATAATTCGAATGAGGGCATTGGGGAATTGTTCGAAAACATGTTCACTGACTCCGCTATAGCCAAAAGTTTTGCGTGTGGCAAGGATAAAACGGCGTACATTCTTGGATTCGGCATTGCTCCACATTTTAAGAAGCTTCTTATAAATAGCATCAATGATTCCGGACAATATGTTCTCATGTTTGACGAGTCTCTAAACCAGTCGGCTAAGAAGAAGCAAATGGATATTCACGTTCGGTTCTGGAAAGATGACCGCGTGACGTCTTCATATTTTGGGTCGCAGTTCCTTGGACATGCAAGGGCTGAAGACTTGCTGCAAAGCATTAAA GAATGTGTTGCACAACTCAACTTGAGACACCTGCTGTCTGTCAGTATGGATGGCCCAAATGTCAATTTCAAGCTGCTGAAGCTCCTTCAGAACGAACATTCAGAGCTTCATGGGGATGCACAACTCATCAGTGTTGGCAGCTGTGGCTTGCACACCCTCCACAATGCCATGAAAGCAGGATTCACAACATGGCAGGTAGACAAACTGTTGCGAGCTATGCACTACCTCTTCCACAATGTTCCTGCCCGTAGAGAAGATTACACTGCCACCACAGGATCTTCTACTTTTCCCCGATCTTTCTGTGGCCACAGGTGGGTGGAAAATGTCCCTGTGGCTGAGAGAGCTGTCGACATTTGGCCCATGCTTTTAACATACATTGATGCAGTTCAGAAGAAAAAGGTGCCAAACCCCAACACGGCGTCATATGATACCATATTGGCTGCGCCGGATGATGATTTAATAATTCCAAAGCTCCAGTTCTTCTTGTCAGTTGCACGAAGCTTCAACCCCTTCCTGATCAAATATCAGACCGACGAGCCTGTGCTGCCCTTTTTGGCTAAAGATCTGAAAGAACTCCTGATG GCTTTACTGCGACGATTTGTTAAAAGGGAACTTTTAGAGGACCGAAGCTCACTGCAAATGATCACAATCCAGGTATCTGATGAGAAGAACTGGGTCTCTCTTAAAAATGTGGACATCGGCCTGGGTGCTGAATCTGCCATCAAG GCCCTTCAGAGCAAATCAGGAGGCAAGATAGGGGAGCTTTCTGTGCTAACTTTCAGGAAAGAATGTTTGCAGTGCCTTGTTAAGGTAGTCAGGAAATTGCAGGACAAATCCCCCCTAAAGTTTCCTATGGTTAGGCAAATTGGATGCCTTGATCCCACAAGAATCCACCAAGAACCGGAGTGGTGCATCAAGCAAATGAAGAGTGTAGTGCAGACATTCCTTCAGGGAAAGAAATTGACAGGTGGCATTCCAGCAG GTGATGTTATCATTCAGCAGTTTGTATCCTTGACCTCAGTGGAAGGACGAGATGAACGTTTCCTGGCCTTTAAACCAATGAAGGACCGCCTTGATGTGTTTCTTTACACAACTCTCAGCACATCTTACCCTGACTTACTACAGTTTTGCAAGAGTCTCCTCCTTCTATCCCATGGCCAAGCCACAGTTGAAAGAGGATTTTCAATTAACAAAGAGGTGGAAACATGCAATCTCCAGGATAGAACGCTGAAATCACTTCGATTAGTCTGTGACCGGATCAGCAGTTGTGGGGGCATTTTAAAAGTGCCTCTGACAAAGGAGCTCCTTGCCTCTGCTTCATCTGCAAGATCTCAGTATAGACTGTACCTGGAgaatgaaagaaaaaagaagGAGAGTGCCGCACATGCTCTAAAGAGGAAGGCAGTGGAGGAGGAGCTTTTGGACCTCAGAACCCAGCATGAGGTACTAAGCCGTGTTTGTGAGTCACTTGAAAATGATGCAGACAAGTTGGCAGAGCAGGCTGAGGGGAAGGCCGGGTCCAAAATGGCTGAATTtatcatcaagtccaacacactTCGCAGAaggcaaaaagaaaaaaaagaagagCTTCGCCAACTGGAGGAAAGAATTGAAGAGAAGTCTTCACAACGGAGACTTTTGTGA